The following proteins are co-located in the Rhodohalobacter sp. SW132 genome:
- a CDS encoding ATP-dependent DNA ligase: MTEQKTSFDELCNVIQTIRETRGSNRKIAICARYLSGLTDDELNLACRFIGEGAFESISGKRASVGSRTSGLAAADFCEIDYDHVFKPCRTATGSSSETIAKLMYATPAARSKRNPAQLSLHAVEELFEKLYSVSGRAEKQEILISAWQKMSATEIKYFIRMLGQGSLRIGFETKSLVSAIAKAFEQDPEEVRYAHMITGSIGKTALLAKRNSLADATFKLFHPLSFMLASPIESRAVDQLDEYICEEKFDGMRCQLHAEGDQIKLFSRDLNDITQSFPDIVSAYRDKNLSPVVLDGEICVFKDNTIQPFQLLQKRMGLKKPGKKILEKHPVLFIAYDLLYLNEQPAFDDRLESRREKLLKLSEKSDVPVVRQFEVRDFDHLETLFNRALEHGNEGLMLKKKESKYEYGQRRKTWLKVKKPGGSFDTVMMYAHAGSGKRGGTYSDFTLGISVREDERYEEEFIPIGKAYGGYTDEELKKLNREIKKITVEKYGPTLGLLPKLVIEIEFDDIQVNKRTKAGYTLRFPRFKAIRWDLGPDDADTLKDVEAVYQSKIETSRKAQDKTPSFFIACSTMDYNT; the protein is encoded by the coding sequence ATGACTGAACAAAAAACTTCGTTTGATGAGCTTTGTAACGTCATCCAGACCATACGAGAAACGCGTGGAAGCAACCGGAAAATAGCTATCTGTGCCCGGTATCTTTCCGGACTGACTGATGATGAACTGAATTTAGCATGCAGGTTTATCGGTGAGGGTGCATTTGAAAGCATCAGCGGAAAGCGGGCTTCTGTCGGCAGCCGCACATCCGGACTGGCAGCCGCTGATTTTTGTGAAATTGATTACGATCATGTGTTTAAACCGTGCCGGACCGCAACCGGAAGCAGCTCCGAAACCATCGCAAAACTGATGTACGCCACACCGGCCGCACGCAGTAAACGAAACCCGGCACAACTGTCGCTACACGCTGTAGAAGAACTTTTCGAAAAACTCTATTCCGTTTCTGGCCGAGCCGAAAAACAGGAAATTCTTATTTCTGCATGGCAAAAAATGTCGGCCACTGAAATTAAATATTTCATTCGAATGCTCGGACAAGGCTCTCTTCGGATTGGATTTGAAACCAAATCACTTGTATCAGCCATCGCAAAAGCATTTGAACAAGATCCTGAAGAAGTTCGATATGCACACATGATTACAGGATCAATTGGAAAAACAGCTCTTCTGGCCAAACGGAATTCATTGGCCGATGCAACCTTTAAACTGTTTCATCCGCTCTCATTTATGCTGGCTTCACCCATTGAGAGCCGGGCGGTTGATCAGCTTGATGAATACATCTGCGAGGAGAAATTCGACGGAATGCGCTGCCAGCTTCATGCAGAGGGCGATCAAATCAAGCTTTTTTCTCGAGACCTAAACGATATCACGCAGTCCTTTCCCGATATTGTTTCCGCATATCGAGATAAAAACCTCTCCCCTGTAGTTCTCGACGGGGAAATCTGTGTATTTAAAGATAACACCATTCAGCCGTTTCAACTGCTTCAGAAGAGAATGGGATTGAAAAAGCCGGGAAAAAAAATCCTGGAAAAACACCCTGTACTGTTCATCGCTTATGACCTGCTTTATCTGAACGAACAACCTGCGTTTGATGATCGACTGGAATCACGCCGGGAAAAGCTGCTGAAATTGTCCGAAAAGTCTGATGTGCCGGTCGTTCGTCAGTTTGAAGTTCGTGATTTTGATCATCTTGAAACACTGTTCAACCGCGCCCTTGAACACGGAAATGAAGGGTTGATGCTCAAGAAAAAAGAGAGCAAATACGAATATGGGCAGCGCCGTAAAACGTGGCTGAAAGTAAAAAAGCCGGGCGGATCGTTCGATACCGTCATGATGTATGCTCATGCCGGCAGCGGAAAACGGGGCGGTACCTATTCCGATTTCACCCTGGGAATCTCGGTCAGGGAAGATGAACGGTACGAAGAGGAGTTTATCCCGATAGGAAAAGCGTATGGCGGGTACACGGATGAGGAACTCAAAAAGTTAAACCGGGAAATCAAAAAAATTACCGTGGAAAAATATGGGCCGACTTTGGGCCTGTTACCAAAACTGGTTATCGAAATTGAATTTGACGATATCCAGGTAAATAAGCGCACAAAAGCCGGTTATACACTTCGTTTCCCCCGATTTAAAGCGATACGATGGGATCTGGGACCAGATGATGCCGATACATTGAAAGATGTAGAAGCGGTATATCAAAGTAAAATTGAAACATCACGTAAAGCTCAAGATAAAACTCCAAGCTTTTTTATCGCTTGTAGCACAATGGATTACAATACGTAA
- a CDS encoding tetratricopeptide repeat-containing sensor histidine kinase, with product MDSLQKSLLKGLFLALCLTSAPIILYGQLSPVDQPEINFDYSVEERATIDSLEAFIEDLLMKNRLTDAHEWSHKGLRMARKIGYREGEFRVALQMASQFLDRNMIDSTLYYSEFALEIADSDYEQKQALNSLANGYAKSGRSIIAIDLYEQVLSIADSLRSDQYTVGVMMNLATAYALLGENNEALQYYLEALDRSEEMENYEFIALITNNLGQRFSEMENAEQSEFYLKRSLDVSEEHQIISNLVRVHLNLGNLYLDLERFDEAEESYQTALNYHQSSGNEPGKIQVLYNLGRLFAAKSEYSTAREHFENALESSQKINLQLGLYYSTSGLGDLEKTRGNYERAIEWYLETLELSDQFDNQSHKLSAYNNIYQVYKQSGNNSQALEWLERHNELNEEIRSTEKDRITAQYETKFNLRQAEQEKQIIQAQQEQQQAELEQQRWIIVTALVGITFLLIAGAVLIRVNRKRKTANLKLIETNESLKQLNRTVQKQKEELERLNNIKTKLFAIIAHDLRAPLSSLQSLLYLLREHDLSEEETHKLTSNLEKNMLENSSMMDNLLGWAKSQMNGINLDKRVFDLKLCVESVLDQFKLQAENKNITLNVDVPENSNIYADYDLMKLVLRNLIANAIKFSYNDTEIRILSEKRDDNTYRVSVSDSGTGIAEENRAKIFTDEYFTSQGTNREKGTGLGLNLCKEYVEKHGGEIWFETEKDGGTTFHFTIAAKMNSEELVNA from the coding sequence ATGGATTCCCTACAAAAGTCACTACTTAAAGGACTTTTCCTTGCACTGTGTCTAACCTCAGCGCCCATAATTCTATACGGGCAGCTATCCCCTGTTGATCAACCGGAAATCAATTTTGACTATTCTGTTGAGGAGAGAGCTACAATAGATTCCCTGGAGGCATTTATTGAGGACCTCCTGATGAAAAACAGACTTACTGATGCCCATGAATGGTCACATAAAGGTCTGAGAATGGCCCGAAAGATAGGTTACAGGGAGGGAGAGTTTCGTGTAGCGCTTCAAATGGCAAGCCAGTTCCTCGATCGGAATATGATCGACTCCACTCTTTACTATTCTGAGTTTGCCCTCGAAATTGCCGATTCAGATTATGAACAAAAGCAGGCACTCAATAGTCTCGCCAATGGCTATGCAAAATCCGGTCGCAGTATTATAGCAATTGATCTTTATGAACAGGTACTCTCTATTGCCGATTCGCTTCGGAGTGATCAATACACGGTTGGGGTGATGATGAACCTGGCAACAGCGTATGCTCTGCTGGGCGAGAATAACGAAGCGCTGCAATACTACCTGGAAGCTCTTGATCGGTCCGAAGAAATGGAGAATTACGAGTTTATAGCACTTATCACCAACAACCTTGGCCAAAGATTTTCGGAAATGGAAAATGCTGAGCAATCAGAATTTTATCTCAAACGCTCACTCGATGTAAGTGAAGAACATCAGATTATTTCAAACCTGGTTCGTGTGCACCTTAATCTTGGCAACTTGTACCTGGACCTTGAGCGCTTCGATGAAGCAGAAGAGTCTTATCAAACAGCCTTAAATTATCATCAGTCCAGCGGAAATGAACCGGGTAAAATCCAGGTTTTGTATAACCTTGGAAGATTATTTGCTGCAAAAAGCGAATATTCCACCGCACGTGAACATTTTGAAAATGCCCTGGAATCCAGCCAAAAAATAAATCTTCAGCTTGGACTTTATTACAGTACCAGCGGCCTTGGCGATCTTGAGAAAACCCGCGGAAATTATGAAAGAGCAATAGAATGGTATCTCGAAACCCTGGAACTCTCAGATCAGTTTGATAACCAGTCCCATAAACTTTCTGCCTACAATAATATCTACCAGGTTTATAAACAATCTGGCAATAATTCGCAGGCGCTGGAATGGCTCGAACGCCATAATGAACTGAACGAAGAGATTCGATCAACTGAAAAAGACAGGATTACGGCACAATACGAAACCAAATTCAATCTGCGCCAGGCTGAACAGGAAAAGCAGATTATCCAGGCACAGCAAGAGCAGCAACAGGCAGAACTCGAGCAGCAACGCTGGATTATTGTAACCGCATTGGTTGGTATCACATTCCTGTTGATTGCCGGGGCTGTACTCATCAGGGTCAACCGTAAACGTAAAACTGCGAATCTTAAGCTCATCGAAACCAACGAAAGCCTTAAGCAGTTAAACAGAACCGTTCAGAAACAGAAGGAAGAGCTGGAACGGCTGAACAACATCAAAACAAAACTGTTTGCAATCATTGCCCACGATCTGCGCGCACCATTAAGTTCACTTCAAAGTCTTCTTTACCTTCTGCGAGAGCATGATCTGTCGGAAGAAGAAACTCATAAACTAACGTCCAATCTCGAAAAAAATATGCTGGAAAATTCCAGTATGATGGATAATCTCCTGGGATGGGCTAAGTCTCAAATGAATGGAATTAATCTTGATAAGCGTGTTTTTGACCTAAAACTTTGTGTGGAATCTGTTTTGGATCAGTTTAAACTGCAGGCTGAAAACAAAAATATTACGCTGAATGTTGATGTCCCCGAAAATTCAAATATCTATGCTGATTACGATTTGATGAAGCTCGTGCTGCGAAACCTGATTGCCAACGCTATAAAATTTAGTTACAACGATACTGAAATTCGCATCTTATCTGAAAAAAGAGACGACAACACATACAGAGTATCCGTTAGCGACAGCGGTACGGGAATAGCCGAAGAAAACCGCGCAAAAATCTTTACGGATGAATATTTCACCAGCCAGGGAACAAACCGGGAAAAAGGGACCGGCCTTGGTCTGAATCTCTGTAAAGAGTATGTTGAAAAACATGGTGGTGAAATATGGTTTGAAACCGAAAAGGATGGCGGCACAACTTTTCATTTCACCATAGCTGCCAAAATGAATTCTGAGGAACTGGTAAACGCCTGA
- a CDS encoding UPF0182 family protein produces the protein MSSRLLRIILLILIPIILLSISSSWILEVLWLSELGYSQIFWTLKTTQIILIVAAFLIVGSYLVPNFRYLADQLKQVSFSGTPLQGVDFDIHSPNQQKRIKQFFTIAALVITAMFAFGFYIRWDESLQFVWNVPFGETDPLFGRDIGFYMFQLPFWELIQTSMLILTFLTTAILAVIYLFSGLLGMQPGQGFTASKPVLNHLKLNGGLWLLFLAWGFYLDRFNLLYRSDGIVFGAGYTDVMVELPAIWILFAVTLILALMVLASRWMNFGKALPGMAILGVLVFAGGKIVMPGVIQNFSVNPNELELETPYLENNIQMTRLAFGLDNVREIEYQADDTLTLADIRNNQDAIDNIRLWDPRLLIQTYKQLQEIRSYYEFYSVDNDRYTVDGQTTQMMLSAREIARTLPSQSDTWVNRRMQYTHGYGLAMSPVTETTRQGEPRLVIRDLPPVYTSPDLRIDNPAIYYGENSTGYYIVNTNVEELHYPAGDENVYTHYSGQGGIQFTNFFRKLLFSWELGDVNILLSDYIHNESRLQIWRSVQERIQRITPFLQLDNDPYLVKNNGKLYWIQDAYTTSNHFPYSTTKRGINYIRNSVKIVVDAYEGSVDYYMVDENDPILQVYSSIFPDLFKPVSEVPEGMNAHFRYPQDLFEIQMETFNRYHMTRPQVFYNQEDLWTRPNEKYGGRQILMEPYYVLARLPEEEELEFMLISPLTPENRDNMISWLAAKSDPAEYGQLIVYKLPKDRLIYGPAQIEARIDQDPEISRQIALWDQRGSSVIRGNLMVIPIENSFLYVEPVFLLADGVDIPQLQRVIVAIGDNIAMQPTIEGAMLELFGDIAGIQAPPLVQTIADAELTQEEIALRQDLESEEMNRLRELWQDMRTALEEGDWTRYGEILSEMDSLIDG, from the coding sequence ATGTCTTCCAGGCTACTACGAATTATTCTGCTGATTTTAATCCCAATAATCCTGCTCTCCATATCTTCAAGCTGGATTTTAGAAGTTTTATGGTTATCTGAACTTGGGTATTCCCAAATTTTCTGGACACTCAAAACCACCCAGATTATTCTTATTGTCGCTGCTTTTTTGATTGTGGGCAGCTACCTGGTCCCAAATTTCAGATATCTCGCGGATCAGCTTAAACAGGTAAGCTTTTCGGGAACACCCCTTCAGGGAGTCGATTTTGACATTCACAGCCCGAATCAGCAAAAACGAATCAAACAGTTTTTTACGATTGCCGCACTTGTCATTACCGCAATGTTCGCCTTTGGGTTTTATATCCGATGGGATGAATCCCTGCAGTTTGTGTGGAATGTGCCATTTGGTGAAACTGATCCTCTTTTTGGACGGGATATTGGGTTTTACATGTTTCAGCTCCCCTTCTGGGAACTTATTCAGACGTCAATGCTTATCCTCACCTTTCTGACCACAGCAATCCTGGCTGTTATCTATCTGTTTTCAGGACTGCTTGGCATGCAGCCGGGCCAGGGTTTTACGGCATCAAAACCGGTTTTGAATCACCTCAAGTTAAATGGTGGTCTCTGGTTACTGTTTCTCGCCTGGGGGTTTTATCTCGACCGATTTAACCTTTTGTACCGCTCCGACGGCATTGTATTTGGCGCTGGTTATACCGACGTAATGGTTGAACTTCCAGCCATATGGATTCTTTTTGCGGTCACGCTCATTCTGGCACTCATGGTCCTCGCCAGCCGATGGATGAATTTTGGCAAAGCTCTGCCCGGCATGGCTATCCTCGGAGTCCTTGTTTTTGCAGGTGGTAAAATTGTAATGCCCGGCGTTATTCAGAATTTTAGTGTGAATCCCAATGAGCTGGAACTTGAAACGCCTTACCTTGAGAACAATATTCAAATGACAAGGCTCGCATTCGGGCTCGATAACGTACGCGAAATTGAGTACCAGGCTGATGATACTCTCACCTTAGCCGATATCCGTAATAACCAGGATGCCATCGACAACATCCGGCTTTGGGATCCCCGGCTGCTCATCCAAACTTACAAACAGCTTCAGGAGATCCGTTCATACTATGAATTCTACTCCGTCGATAACGACCGATACACTGTAGATGGACAGACTACCCAGATGATGCTCTCCGCCCGGGAAATTGCCCGAACGCTGCCAAGCCAGTCTGATACCTGGGTGAACCGGCGTATGCAATACACTCACGGCTACGGACTCGCCATGAGCCCGGTCACCGAAACCACCCGCCAGGGAGAACCAAGGCTTGTTATACGTGATCTTCCTCCTGTGTACACCAGCCCGGATCTCAGAATTGATAACCCGGCCATCTATTACGGTGAAAACAGTACCGGGTACTACATTGTAAATACAAATGTGGAAGAACTTCATTATCCCGCAGGCGATGAAAATGTTTATACACACTATTCCGGTCAGGGTGGAATTCAATTCACAAATTTTTTCAGAAAACTGCTCTTTTCCTGGGAACTGGGTGATGTAAATATTCTTCTCTCGGATTACATCCATAATGAAAGCCGCCTGCAGATTTGGAGAAGTGTTCAGGAACGTATCCAGAGAATCACCCCGTTTCTTCAACTCGATAACGATCCGTATCTCGTAAAAAATAACGGTAAACTGTACTGGATCCAGGATGCCTATACAACATCCAATCATTTTCCGTACTCCACGACCAAACGCGGTATTAACTATATCCGAAATTCCGTGAAAATTGTGGTTGATGCCTATGAAGGTAGTGTGGACTATTACATGGTTGATGAAAATGACCCGATCCTTCAGGTCTATTCATCTATATTCCCAGACCTGTTTAAACCTGTATCTGAGGTCCCCGAGGGTATGAACGCACACTTTCGTTATCCTCAGGACTTGTTTGAAATTCAGATGGAAACCTTTAACCGGTATCACATGACCCGGCCGCAGGTTTTCTATAACCAGGAAGATCTCTGGACACGGCCAAATGAGAAGTACGGCGGACGACAAATTCTGATGGAACCCTACTATGTTCTCGCACGCCTTCCGGAAGAGGAAGAGCTCGAATTTATGCTCATCAGTCCCCTCACGCCCGAAAATCGTGACAATATGATCTCCTGGCTGGCTGCCAAATCAGATCCCGCAGAATACGGACAGCTTATCGTTTATAAACTCCCGAAAGACAGGCTGATTTATGGGCCGGCACAAATCGAAGCACGGATTGACCAGGATCCGGAAATTTCCCGTCAGATCGCACTTTGGGATCAGCGTGGGTCAAGCGTAATTCGGGGTAACCTGATGGTGATACCCATCGAAAACTCTTTCCTTTATGTTGAACCTGTGTTTCTATTAGCTGATGGAGTGGATATCCCTCAGCTTCAGCGGGTGATTGTAGCCATTGGGGATAATATTGCCATGCAGCCTACAATTGAAGGTGCCATGCTCGAACTTTTTGGTGATATCGCCGGTATTCAGGCGCCACCGCTTGTTCAAACCATTGCTGATGCTGAGCTTACACAAGAGGAGATTGCGCTTCGTCAGGATCTTGAATCTGAAGAGATGAACCGGCTGCGTGAACTCTGGCAGGATATGCGCACAGCACTTGAAGAAGGCGACTGGACACGCTATGGCGAAATTCTCTCAGAAATGGATAGTTTAATTGATGGCTAA
- a CDS encoding polysaccharide deacetylase family protein, translated as MIYFITFIIIGMTTASPIELSEVDTTDRKSGYYIDSTSWKIKSSSSNSAEKIALITIDDGPKAYTTPVFLDLLDEFNAKALFFINGYLAEPLPWVVRQILDRGHKVGNHSWSHARFTEISSEEVEYEITSLNNWLESELNYQSGFFRAPYGVHTPDSFSVLEQTGLQNVGWSVNSYDWQYPDREDTLSRDAKEIADRTLKSMKEGNIILLHDRAVSAKALRIILEELSSRGYRFVLPD; from the coding sequence ATGATTTACTTCATCACATTCATAATTATCGGTATGACCACCGCATCCCCGATCGAACTATCTGAAGTGGATACAACAGACCGTAAATCAGGATATTATATTGACAGTACTTCCTGGAAAATTAAGTCTTCCAGCTCCAACTCTGCCGAAAAGATTGCTTTAATAACCATCGATGATGGTCCCAAAGCATATACAACCCCGGTTTTTTTGGATCTGCTCGATGAGTTCAACGCAAAAGCGCTCTTCTTTATTAATGGATACCTGGCTGAACCTCTCCCCTGGGTAGTCCGCCAGATTTTAGACCGTGGACACAAAGTTGGCAATCACTCCTGGAGTCACGCCCGTTTTACCGAAATATCTTCCGAGGAGGTTGAATATGAAATTACGAGTCTGAATAACTGGCTTGAATCGGAACTGAATTACCAATCCGGATTTTTCCGTGCTCCATACGGAGTACATACACCTGACTCTTTTTCAGTTCTTGAACAAACCGGCCTTCAAAATGTAGGATGGTCTGTAAATAGTTACGACTGGCAATATCCCGATCGTGAGGATACACTCAGCCGCGATGCTAAAGAAATTGCAGATCGCACACTAAAATCGATGAAAGAAGGGAACATCATCCTTCTGCATGATCGTGCAGTGAGTGCAAAAGCGTTGCGGATTATACTTGAAGAACTTAGCTCCAGGGGATACCGATTTGTCCTGCCAGATTGA
- a CDS encoding mechanosensitive ion channel family protein — protein sequence MDLLSNSADIVFAGNELWRIIVLITVLALSFFFGKISKFTLTRLESKLEASNRKLAAVAARAASISVTFLFFSFGLTIAFSFLNIPDGFESLLNTVLELLIILAIGHFFYRQVDVIDQWLKRFSSDESINIDDMLIPIVGKSIRVAVVILIMLQAAQSLSDQPITSILAGIGIGGLALGLAAQDTIRNFFGSLMIFADKPFNVGELINLEDKLGTVLEVGVRTTRIKTLDGHILTIPNGNLANMTIHNIGKRPFIRRVFDLNITYDTPPEKVEKAVEIVKDILNDHEGMDPELPPRVYFDNMNSDSLNLKIFYWFHPPDFWAYMDFTEMVNSQIFSRFNEEGIDFAFPTQTIHLAGDKKRPLNVGVNNHGKTESENEKK from the coding sequence ATGGACCTACTTTCAAATTCAGCCGATATTGTATTCGCCGGTAATGAGCTATGGCGAATTATTGTATTGATTACAGTTCTTGCCCTATCATTCTTCTTTGGAAAAATTTCAAAGTTCACGCTTACGCGCCTTGAGAGTAAACTGGAAGCTTCAAACCGAAAGCTTGCTGCAGTTGCTGCCCGTGCCGCCTCTATATCCGTAACCTTTCTGTTTTTCTCGTTTGGCCTCACGATCGCATTCTCATTTCTAAATATACCCGATGGCTTTGAAAGTTTGCTCAACACGGTATTGGAACTGCTGATCATACTGGCAATCGGTCACTTTTTCTACCGGCAAGTAGATGTGATTGATCAATGGCTGAAGAGGTTCTCTTCCGATGAGTCAATAAACATTGATGACATGCTCATCCCGATTGTGGGTAAATCGATCCGGGTTGCGGTTGTCATTCTCATTATGTTACAGGCAGCACAGTCTTTAAGTGATCAGCCAATCACCAGTATTCTTGCCGGAATTGGTATCGGAGGCCTCGCACTCGGTCTTGCTGCTCAAGATACGATCCGGAATTTTTTCGGATCACTCATGATTTTTGCCGATAAACCTTTCAATGTTGGTGAGCTCATCAACCTTGAAGACAAACTGGGAACCGTTTTAGAAGTCGGGGTTCGTACAACAAGGATTAAAACCCTTGACGGACATATACTCACTATACCAAACGGTAATCTGGCAAACATGACCATCCACAATATTGGAAAGCGTCCATTTATTCGCCGTGTATTTGATCTAAACATAACCTACGATACTCCGCCAGAAAAAGTAGAAAAAGCGGTTGAGATCGTCAAAGACATCCTGAACGATCACGAGGGAATGGACCCCGAGCTGCCTCCACGCGTCTATTTCGATAATATGAACAGCGATTCACTGAATTTGAAAATTTTCTACTGGTTTCACCCCCCTGATTTTTGGGCATACATGGATTTTACAGAAATGGTAAATTCCCAAATTTTCAGCCGTTTCAATGAGGAAGGGATCGATTTCGCATTTCCAACACAGACCATACATCTCGCCGGAGATAAAAAACGCCCTCTCAATGTTGGAGTCAATAATCACGGGAAAACTGAGTCTGAGAACGAAAAAAAATAA
- a CDS encoding S8 family peptidase, giving the protein MLNPESRSDHLTISEGPNIDIYTASGGRGTGPQIKIRTRNQHGIRVKNMLESVKHISDRLKDKALPENITRDNGTYIEFCSPIDYDLIADSLHRTRSGIELIQSIKVTDTDPETDEDKTYTRAVVFVPEGKIEIFIRIVERYLTEEYGDTNRPKNKNFVESIEKVKIATLKSFWTDNLNFPNKDDRIWWEIWVRTHSEKENYQVTSIEKLREQVVSIGLEIGAETLDFPEHKVVLVNGTAGQLSRSVLLLNNLAEIRKAKERADFFTKYISNIEQEDWINDLLQRLDVRNEGGPVICLLDSGVRNGHRLLEPIITDDKLDAYKQQWGTDDTARNGGHGTLMAGLAIYGDLTNVLSTNLPVQIYHNIESIKIIEADDPNIPENFGAITEECVARSFIIDSDSFKIFCMAVTTTDFRDLGQPSSWSSAVDKIIYGDSEDEKSKLFFISGGNVYINVADEYPDKNLTDQIHDPGQSWNALTIGTFTKKAEVNKELYPGYTALAKFGQMAPTNSTSFVWKNEWPYKPDVVFEGGNVANNEEGEIIYDDALQLLSTSKDLVIRPVTAFGATSAATAIGSRFAANINGKYPNFWSETVRGLIAHSSEWTKAIRNQKRLSGISKEEIENLARQVGYGVPNIDRALNSASNSLTLIAQNEFKPYRLEGNNVKTDQIHLYELPWPREELLQLADAEVQLKVTLSYYIEPNPGRRYYTSKFYYQSHGLRFDVIRVNETVEEFSQRKNKEARDDDYEGTDAETEHWLFGARRRTRGSLHKDIWFGTAADLATKNSIAIYPVTGWWRTRKNLEKYNNTVRYSLITSIETPITDIDIYTPVRNEILVEV; this is encoded by the coding sequence ATGTTAAATCCTGAGAGTCGCTCTGACCATCTCACAATAAGTGAAGGCCCTAATATTGATATCTATACAGCAAGTGGTGGTCGGGGAACTGGTCCCCAAATAAAAATAAGAACTAGAAACCAACACGGGATTAGAGTTAAAAATATGCTTGAAAGCGTGAAGCATATTTCTGATCGTTTAAAAGATAAAGCACTCCCAGAAAATATTACAAGAGATAATGGGACATATATAGAATTTTGTAGTCCGATAGACTATGATTTGATTGCAGATAGTCTGCACAGAACTCGTTCAGGGATCGAACTCATCCAATCTATAAAAGTAACTGATACCGACCCAGAGACAGATGAAGATAAAACTTACACAAGAGCTGTTGTTTTTGTGCCAGAGGGTAAGATTGAAATCTTCATAAGAATTGTCGAAAGGTATCTTACTGAAGAATACGGTGACACTAATAGACCTAAAAACAAAAATTTTGTTGAAAGTATTGAAAAAGTAAAAATAGCTACTTTAAAATCTTTTTGGACCGACAACTTAAATTTTCCTAATAAAGATGATAGAATTTGGTGGGAAATTTGGGTTAGAACTCATAGTGAAAAAGAAAATTACCAAGTTACCTCAATTGAAAAATTAAGAGAGCAAGTTGTCAGTATAGGTTTAGAAATTGGGGCAGAGACTTTAGATTTCCCAGAACATAAAGTTGTATTGGTTAATGGAACCGCTGGGCAACTCAGTCGATCCGTATTGCTTTTGAACAATTTAGCTGAAATCAGAAAAGCAAAAGAAAGGGCGGATTTTTTTACCAAATATATTTCTAACATCGAACAGGAAGATTGGATTAATGATCTATTACAAAGATTAGATGTTAGAAATGAAGGTGGACCTGTGATTTGCTTATTAGATAGTGGTGTTAGGAATGGTCATAGATTATTAGAACCAATTATCACAGATGACAAACTAGATGCTTATAAACAGCAGTGGGGGACTGATGATACTGCACGTAATGGAGGACATGGTACGTTAATGGCTGGTTTAGCTATTTATGGAGATCTAACTAATGTACTCTCCACAAATTTACCTGTTCAAATATATCACAATATTGAATCTATTAAGATAATTGAAGCTGATGATCCAAATATCCCTGAGAACTTTGGCGCAATTACTGAGGAGTGTGTTGCGAGATCTTTTATAATTGATTCAGATTCATTTAAGATCTTTTGTATGGCAGTGACTACTACAGATTTTCGAGACTTAGGTCAGCCATCCTCATGGTCTTCAGCAGTTGACAAAATTATTTATGGAGATTCTGAAGATGAGAAATCAAAGCTATTCTTTATTTCTGGTGGAAACGTATACATAAATGTAGCAGACGAATACCCAGATAAAAATTTAACAGATCAAATTCATGATCCAGGTCAATCATGGAATGCTCTAACTATTGGTACTTTTACTAAAAAGGCAGAAGTCAATAAAGAACTCTATCCTGGATATACTGCTTTGGCAAAATTTGGACAAATGGCTCCCACTAACTCAACATCATTTGTGTGGAAAAATGAGTGGCCTTATAAACCCGATGTAGTGTTTGAAGGAGGTAACGTTGCAAATAATGAAGAGGGAGAGATCATTTATGATGACGCATTACAACTGTTAAGTACAAGCAAAGACCTTGTAATAAGACCAGTTACGGCATTTGGTGCTACTAGTGCAGCAACAGCTATAGGGTCAAGATTTGCCGCCAACATTAATGGGAAATATCCAAATTTTTGGTCTGAAACCGTAAGAGGGCTCATTGCACATAGCTCTGAATGGACAAAAGCTATTAGAAACCAAAAAAGATTATCTGGTATTTCTAAAGAAGAAATTGAAAATTTAGCAAGACAAGTAGGTTATGGGGTTCCAAATATTGATAGGGCATTAAATAGTGCATCAAACTCTCTTACTCTCATAGCTCAGAATGAATTTAAGCCGTACAGGTTAGAAGGCAATAATGTAAAGACAGATCAGATTCATTTATACGAACTACCTTGGCCAAGAGAGGAATTACTTCAATTAGCAGATGCTGAAGTGCAACTTAAAGTTACACTATCTTACTATATTGAGCCTAATCCCGGTCGAAGATATTATACCTCAAAATTTTATTATCAATCTCATGGTCTCAGATTTGATGTAATCCGTGTAAATGAAACGGTTGAAGAGTTTAGTCAAAGAAAAAATAAAGAAGCTAGAGATGATGATTACGAAGGTACTGATGCGGAAACAGAGCATTGGCTTTTTGGAGCTCGAAGAAGAACAAGAGGATCTTTGCATAAAGATATTTGGTTTGGAACTGCTGCTGATTTAGCAACAAAAAATAGTATTGCCATTTATCCAGTAACAGGTTGGTGGAGAACCAGAAAAAATTTAGAAAAGTACAATAATACGGTCAGATACAGTTTGATTACTTCAATCGAGACCCCGATTACAGATATAGATATTTATACTCCTGTCCGCAATGAAATCTTAGTTGAAGTATAG